One genomic window of Solanum dulcamara chromosome 12, daSolDulc1.2, whole genome shotgun sequence includes the following:
- the LOC129875785 gene encoding uncharacterized protein LOC129875785, with protein sequence MPLTAVSHEQVQDECLLRDSQLPTTLPSKANVLSDDAKTPSRRSRIPSKILQSPYLSNFRSSEKGKEDLSDVTHQTHPFEGFGICYQPPSDLVTDYSQWIDKELLKSHGNKNSKEDHYRSKCSSFGFEKMDFVVAFPKDKNWFYLMSQPDRCWNDEKKSKIQLSNQYRYTTTNCIFKNYIEYAHTRYYHLPPNISTQEDMARATVIAHQERSVKNIIRGFSIPAGLPWHLVDEVYIPVNCDRDFHWVLAVVVLKERLIRVYDSSPRRRSSNPSQEIQKIAAMLPTYLQDSGFFDNNERTDWSSLDSYKDKSTGNMLEPHHPLAVEYVEGIAQQGSGSLDCGVFLAMFAEYLSDGISIPNTGLNAEFFRSRYAALLWRYGCQKVMDGYVSDNDDPKKPRRDISPNQGELIDVQ encoded by the exons ATGCCATTGACAGCTGTTAGTCATGAGCAAGTTCAGGATGAATGTCTATTACGCGATAGCCAGCTACCAACCACTCTTCCATCAAAAGCTAATGTATTGTCTGACGATGCGAAGACACCATCTCGAAGAAGCAGGATTCCTTCGAAGATCTTACAGTCGCCGTATCTTTCAAACTTTAGGTCGAGTGAAAAGGGAAAGGAAGATTTGTCAGATGTTACGCATCAGACACAcccttttgaaggttttggTATATGCTATCAACCCCCTTCCGATCTTGTCACAGACTACTCTCAATGGATAGATAAAGAACTTCTAAAATCACATGGCAATAA GAATTCAAAGGAGGATCATTACAGATCTAAGTGCTCTTCATTCGGCTTTGAAAAAATGGACTTTGTTGTGGCATTTCCTAAAGATAAGAACTGGTTCTACCTAATGTCACAGCCGGACAGATGCTGGAACGATGag AAGAAATCAAAGATACAGTTGAGCAATCAGTATCGATACACAACGACAAAttgcattttcaaaaattacatCGAATATGCACACACACGCTACTATCACCTTCCACCTAACATTTCTACACAAGAAGATATGGCAAGGGCCACTGTTATAGCTCATCAAGAGAGATCCgtgaagaacataataagaggtttCTCAATACCAGCCGGTTTGCCCTGGCATttggtagatgaggtatacattcCAGTAAACTGCGatagggattttcattgggttcttGCGGTAGTTGTGTTGAAAGAGAGGTTGATACGTGTGTATGATTCATCGCCTAGACGAAGAAGTAGCAACCCTTCCCAAGAGATCCAAAAGATAGCAGCAATGCTACCAACATACCTGCAAGACAGTGGTTTCTTTGACAACAACGAACGTACTGATTGGTCGTCtcttgattcatacaaggacaaatcaaCCGGTAACATGCTTGAACCACATCACCCATTAGCAGTTGAGTATGTTGAAGGAATTGCGCAACAGGGAAGTGGCagctt GGATTGTGGAGTTTTCCTGGCCATGtttgctgaatatcttagtgatggaatttctattccaaatacCGGACTAAACGCTGAATTCTTCCGTTCAAGATATGCCGCACTCTTATGGAGATATGGTTGTCAGAAGGTcatggatggttatgttagcgataacgacgatccaaaaaaaCCTAGGAGAGACATATCTCCAAACCAAGGAGAACTGATTGAtgtccaataa